The Methanosarcinales archaeon genome includes a window with the following:
- a CDS encoding peptidase dimerization domain-containing protein codes for MQVRGRSYHSGSSFLGINAIEKSLSLMNELMELKRKVEQRRSAVPPSQATSAKTGIQTLIPVLNITMINGGVKHNIVPDRCSIEGDRRFIPEETLEDVCQG; via the coding sequence TCCTACCACAGCGGCAGCAGTTTTCTCGGTATCAATGCCATCGAGAAATCCCTTTCCCTGATGAACGAACTAATGGAACTGAAAAGGAAGGTAGAGCAGAGGCGCTCTGCCGTACCTCCAAGCCAGGCCACCTCAGCAAAGACCGGTATCCAGACCCTGATCCCGGTATTGAACATAACTATGATAAACGGCGGTGTCAAGCACAATATCGTGCCCGACAGGTGCTCCATAGAGGGCGACCGCCGTTTCATTCCTGAAGAGACATTGGAAGATGTATGTCAGGGATGA